The genome window gtgcaacagcagcagcaacaacagcagcagcaaacgcaaTCAGTAGGTGCCACGCAAACACAAACCTTAGTTATTAAATCCAATCACCATGCTGTCACCCTGCCGGCGGGTCTAGTATCAAGTGCACCAGCAGGAATCGTAACAATGACCAAGACCATCAATCAGGTatccaccaacaacaacaactccaacCACACCACCAACGTGCTCCACATTTAAAAAGCGAGCCCCAAATATCAGGCGCCGTTCTATCTCACACTCTGTCTCTAtcacagacacacgcacacacttacacCCACACACCTCACTTCTGTAATCTGTTCCCAATCTGTATTCTGTTCCCACTCTCTCGCTTTATACCGCCTTATTCATTTAGCCACGATTAGCGTGCGTCtttcaacaaacaaaaaaaaaaactatggcATCAAAACACCAAAACATTTTGTAGTTAGCACCGTGAATGTTCCATATACAAGATCTATCCAATTACAATATATCTTACGTTTAGTTTAGTTGAGTTTCGCATATTTACAAATACTTATTTACTCATTATAATTCTAATTatgtttatcaattttatagTACATTAATGTAGCCAGAAAAACACAGTTTATAACACAAAATTTTCGGTTGAGAAGctagtttgtttaatttgctttCGTTATTTAACTTGATTACCAAAAATATCCAATTAATATTAAGGAAAATTTAAGAGTAAAGCTCAATTCTTAATTCCTTCAACAACAATCTCAATTTTGCTGATCTCTGTTGGCCTTTTCgtaatattcatatatatcCAGTCatggaattttattttagtaataGTTTTAGGAAGGGATTTCAgcaaaatatgaagaaaaaaataaatttgtttttgacaAGACCTTccatattaataattaatgcaaCAAATTCGCTTAGCTGAAGGTTGATCCTCAGAATTGTGCTTACCTATCTGCAATAGCTAAagattaaaacaaatataattctaAAGTATTCTCTTATTGAAATAGTAATTGGAAGAAAGTCTCTATATTGAGCAGCCACTGTTTAGACTAAATGTATGCATAATTGTTGGATGTCTTATTCATTTTTGATAGATCAAAATTTGGAGTTGCTTACAAAGTTTAAGTTCCTAACGAAATGATGTCTTTCAAAATgctttcatatatatatttttttagacTTATTTTACCTTAGTAAAGTTATTAACTTCTTATGCTTTCTCAttaccaaattattaaatcCCTCACTTTTTAGACccttattttccattttataaaACCGATTTTGATGGTTTACTTAATATTGCCCGTAGTACACGACGATGACTATTTAACTTGGCTTATAGTGTagtagaatatttttaatttgtagttGCAAAATCGCACATTTTTCGGACTGATCTTGCTCCTGCTCAACTTTGACCTTGTTTCCATCGACATCGACGTGAACTGCTGCATGTGtagtgaaaagaaaaaagaaacgcTAAATTGAACACAAATGCTGTGAACTCTATCAAAGCTTATATGTATTGCCGCCTATAGAAAACTCACTTGACTTCTCCCAGACTATTTTTAAGATCATGCTAATATTCTGATTGTGTTCCACAGGCCGGGCAGCCGCTGCTCAACTCGATGCTGCCCGCTGGAGTTGTGGTCGGCATGCGTCCGCAAGGTccgacgcagcagcagccaaagaaCATGCCCGCCAATCCGCTGAGTCGCGTGGTCATCAGCAATCCCCACATGCCCGGAGTGAGGCCACAGAGTCCATCGGTAAGTGGCGcgactcttgttgttgtgtggtgGGTTCTTCTCTTCAGTACTAATcccacttgcacacacacacacacatacatattcaaaTTACCATTATCAGCGGGTCGAACTGTGTCtattgtctctctctctttctctttcccaTTTTTGTTCTCAATAGATAACTTTAAGCACAATAAATGCAGGACAAACGCCTGCACTGTTAGTGAAAACGGATAATGGATTTCAATTGTTGCGCGTGGGTACGGCCACAACGACGGGCCCGCCGACGATGACACAGACCATATCCAACaccagcaacatcaacagcagcaacaacaacagcagtaacaacaacagcaacaacaacagtaacaacacaacaacaacaaccacaaatcATCCCACAACAACACAGATACGCTTGCAAACTGTGCCGGCTGCAGCTGTAAGTAGATATCATGGCCAAACTCcatcacagcaacaacaacagcaacagacgcagcaacaacaacagcagcagcagcaacaacaacaccttCAGTCAAGCACACAATCATCCTCACAAGCAACAACTGCCAGCACTAGTATTGCACTGCGCAAAACGATTGTCCGAACTTCATCCACAATCCTCCCATCCAGCAATAATAatcttaataatattaataataacaccaccaccaccaatACCACAACcactaccaacaacaacaacaacagcaacaaacccGCTACTAacctgcaacagcaacagaagctaCAGCTACATctcaaacagcagcagcagcagcaacaggctcagcataaacaacagcagcaacaggcctCAGCAGCCAGCgcaagcagcgcagcagccGCGGCTGCCGCAGCCGCTGCCGCGAATGTCGCGGCAACCATAAAGATCAAGCAAAACGTAAAAATCTAAAGCAAATCACAACAAACTTTAACTTAAACTTTGCTTGAATGGAAAAATGtcttcaaattttcaaatttccaaaTAATTTCGTAAAATTCTCTCTCTATATTTGTCTGAACTGATCtgttaattgtatttttttttttaagctacgcttcagtttcaatttccattttgttaAGAACTTTTTGCAGTCAGtcggcatttttttttttaatttcaattaagtaTTTCAATCTTGATAGTATTTGTACTTCTGCTCAGTTTTGCATGTTGCGTtgtaactgtgtgtgtatttaagATATAatgtattcaatatatatatttgtttatgatTTACGTCTTTCGCTGCAGTTCTATGCTGCGTTGCtgctcaacttttttttttgtaaaggAATTCTGAAGAATTAATGAGCATATGGCTTAACGGCGTCCCCAGTCATTTGTGTGTAAACGAATAAAGCGGCTTATCAAactaatatagtatatatataaatatagatgTATGAGTAACTCAATACGAAACAATTGTAAAATCACTGATTCATCAGCAAGAAATATGTGAACATAAAATCCACATGCTAAGGAATTTACTTTTGAGTATGTCCGATCAatgaatgtatatattttaatacaatgaTAAAGTTAAATTAGAAACAGAAAATTAACTTTCTGTTCATCAACTATAAAATCCATATGTTTCGGAATATATTATGGCATTTATTTTGGAGTGTGTCCGATCAATATTTCGATACAAAGagatttaaatgaattatcaGTTAAATTAGATGAAAAATATCGCTTGTctgcaaaatgtaatttactAAAATTGTAGAATATTATTCGTTTACACATAAAAACACTTCTCGGATTCAGTTGCCCTTGTGAGCCACGATCATCCGATTCATCATTTACCTTTATTTCTAGCTAAAACTTGTAACGCTTATCGCTCTTAATTTGCACTGACTGAACACCAtagcattaattttaaatctaatacttttcttatatatttactaatCCGATTTGTTCTATCTGCAGTCGATGACGAACACGACAGCCTCGAGCAACATAATTGTGAACTCGGTGGCCAGCAGCAATGCGCACACTTATGGCAGCGGCTCGCAGCCTCCGCATTTGGCCCAGCTACAGCAGACGCAGCCGCAGCAGGCGCCACATTTGCCGCAGGTAACGCAAATCCAAACGATACCAGCAGCAGTTCAGCCCCAGACACAGGCGAACAATGTGCAAGTTGTGAgtgcagcagcggcggcatcGGCGGCGGCGACAGCATCAAATGCTGTTaatacgacaacaacaacggcggcGCAGGGCAATACCAAAGAGAAATGTCGCAAGTTTTTAGCCAATTTAATCGAATTGTCGACACGCGAACCCAAGCCGGTGGAGAAAAATGTGCGCACGCTCATCCAGGAGCTGGTCAATGCGAATGTGGAGCCCGAGGAGTTTTGTGATCGCCTGGAGCGTTTACTCAACGCCAGTCCACAGCCGTGCCTCATTGGTTTTCTAAAGGTATATTCAAACTTTTGCCATCTTGTAGTAAGtgcaatatattaaaatgattaatttaaCCAACAGAAAAGTCTGCCACTGTTGCGCCAGGCGCTCTACACCAAGGAGCTGGTTATTGAGGGCATTAAACCGCCAGCGCAGCATGTGTTGGGATTACCTGGActgccgcagcagctgccggTAAGGAAAtataacaaatcaaatcagTTTAGATCATTAATTGTAAAACTGTTTGCAGAAAATTCAAGCGCAAATCCGTCCCATTGGACTCAGCCAGACTACGACGACCATTGGACAGACACAGGTGCGCATGATCCAACAGAATGCCCTGGGCAATGTGCCGCGACCCACAATTGGCCACACGACGATATCGAAGCAGCCGCCAAGCATACGTTTACCCACAGCGCCGCGTCTGGTGAACACAGGCGCCATTCGCGGCCAAATGCCTTCGCTGCCAATGCCCACACAGGCGGTAAGTAGGATGAAGTGTATTCGATTCTATCGAGATATGAACTAACTCATCTGTATTTACATTTAGAATATTGTGCAAATCCGTGGCCCACACAATGCCCAGCTGCAGCGCACGAGTTCGGTGCAGATTCGAGCCACGCCTCGGCCGCCAAACAGCACGCCCACGAACAAAGTCACTGCCGTTAAAGTTGGCCAGACGCAGATCAAGGCCATAACGCCCAGTTTGCATCCGCCCTCGCTGGCGGCCATATCATCCCAATAGCGGACCACCCCCAACGCCAACGTTATCCGTGCTCTCGACGATCAATTCGGCCTCGACCACCTCGTTGCCGGTGCCGTCGCTGCCCACGGTGCATTTGCCGCCGGAGGCTTTGCGTGCCCGCGAACAGATGCAGAATTCGCTGCATcagaacaacaataatcacTTTGAGCCGAAGCTGGTTGAGATTAAGGCACCGCAATTGCCCCACATTGAGCGCATCAATGCCTCGCTAACGCCCATTTCGGCCAAGACGCTGCCGCGCAACTCGATGCCCATGCCCAACAAGACAGTGAGTAAAAAAGAAACGCGATGCGGTGGATCGCGATGCCAAGGACGACAAGCTGAACAGTAGCAGTGGAATGGCCACATCCGCGGCGACGGCGGCCGCAGCTGCGGCTGCCAATTCGTTTTTCCAGCAGAGCTCGATGTCGTCGTCAATGTATGGCGATGATGACATCAACGATGTGGCGGCGATGGGTGGCGTTAATTTGGCAGAGGAATCGCAGCGAATTCTGGGTTGCACCGAAAACATTGGCACACAAATCCGTTCGTGCAAGGACGAGGTGTTTCTCAATCTACCAGCATTGCAGGCGCGAATACGCGCAATTACCGCCGAACGTGGTCTCGAGGAACCATCACAGGATGTGGCTGTGCTCATATCGCATGCGTGCCAGGAAAGGCTCAAGAACATTGTGGAGAAGTTGGCTGTGATAGCGGAGCACCGCATTGATGTCATCAAGGTAAGTGCAGCACTTAAATTCCCACTTTTCCATACTAAAATGTTGAATGTTCGTCCCGCAGTTGGATCCACGGTATGAGGCGGCGAAAGATGTGCGAGGCCAAATCAAGTTCTTGGAGGAGTTGGACAAGGCGGAACAGAAGCGACACGAAGAACTGGAACGTGAGATGCTGCTGCGTGCTGCCAAGTCCAGGACGCGAGTGGAGGATCCCGAGCAGGCCAAAATGAAGGCGAGAGTAAGcaagcttttttttattgaatttaatatagaaGAAGTAAGACAACTAGAGTAGAGTGTGGTCGACTAGAGATACACATTTTGAATGATAGATAGACAGTGCGGAAttcattgcaaaatataccgaaaaatactaaaaatatgccaaatgatgtatttggtatattgataaagtactaAGTGCAAATTATATCACAACCGTAGTAACTAGGTGTTTttggccatacaaaagtatttctgtAATCTCCTCAATTTTTATCCAATCGCagccaaatttttaggaattaTGAAAACTAGTTAACTAGGTcgttatttgatttatttcgaaacataacaagtgctgtgaaaaagaattatatcttcatcttttatagtctctcaGATCTAGATGTTCATATAAAAAACtgctgttgacactgatcaagagtaataatattgaattaatatactgaaaaaatactacaatttgCCTCATTTTAAAGTagtataccgcaaaatacctAAAGATGTATTTCGTATACTGATAcaatactacattcaaaatacaccatagagtgcaaaatataccggataATGCGCTTCTACCCTATAGATAGCGGTtataaaaagcatttttaaGAATTGTTTATCactaatatttatattaatatttccaATTAATGTTATTTCCctctaattcaaattcattatTTCTATTCATTCACTTAAGGCAAAAGAGATGCAGCGTGCTGAAATGGAGGAACTGCGCCAACGTGATGCGAATCTGACGGCACTTCAGGCGATTGGACCGCGTAAGAAACTCAAACTAGATAGCGAAGCGAGCGGTGTGGGTGTGGTGAGTACTTTAAAATCGAAGCCAGAAGCATGCCTTTGCTGACATCCAATCATATTTGCTATCTACAGGGTTCCAGTAGTGGCGGTCTGCTGAGCAGTAGTGGCAACACATCGACAACGTTGCGGCCGCGCATTAAACGTGTCAATCTGCGCGATATGCTCTTCTACATGGAGCAGGAACGTGAATTTTGTCGCAGCTCGCTGCTGTTCAAAACTTACCTCAAGTGATCGCTGCTGGTGCAGCCGTTGTTCATTCGCACCTACGCTCCTGTACGGCTCCATCTCCGCCTCCGCCACTGTCTCCGCCTCCTGTCGTCTGTTACTGTCCTCTTGGTctaatttcaatttgcgcCAATTCAGCATGGTtcattaatttgcaatataCTTTAGCTGTCACATTTAACTGCGTCGTCCCCTTGTTATTTTTAGTTAgacatacaaatttaaattgtaattataattttctataACTCATATATACTTCTCGTtttccaattaaaaacaaaagaaacgcCTACAACACTTAAACCAAACCAATCCAAAaaccaacatcaacaacagaactaataacaaacaaaaagaaatgaaaagaaaagaagtaaatcataaaaacaaaagcatcaACGTGCAGTCAGCCAGCGTTTGATTTTgtaatgtttaaaatatataattaattgcaGTAATAATTGCATTGACGGCCTTATCTAAAcgatataaacatatataaataatatgattAAATTGTGTAGCTTAGATTGTTAAACGAAAAAATCAAGCGTAATTTTAGTGTTTAAGTTAGCATTCAAGATCGATCATAAGATGGTTTTTAAAACCATATTGCAAGTTGCAAAAGCAAGAGAATAAggaaaaagcaaacaacaaaacaaaataagtgAAAAATATCCACAATATGCATACATTGAactagttgtagttgtttaaacaaattgatgtaattttaattagctTATGAATAAACAAccagaaacaaaacaaaaacctaaATAGATGTGTATAAAGTGCAGACTAAGTTTTGTCGATAGTTTAACTaggtaaacaacaacaacaacacatcgtaattaacaaatttacaGCAAAAAATAGAACTAAAAACCCGAACGTAGTTGTAGACACtaaacatacaatatatatgtttttttattatcattattattatgattattagtGGCGCCCAACGTGAGTGTGCGTCTTTATAATGTTCTTGCAGGTAGACTTTTCATTTTGAACA of Drosophila nasuta strain 15112-1781.00 chromosome 3, ASM2355853v1, whole genome shotgun sequence contains these proteins:
- the LOC132792835 gene encoding LOW QUALITY PROTEIN: transcription initiation factor TFIID subunit 4 (The sequence of the model RefSeq protein was modified relative to this genomic sequence to represent the inferred CDS: deleted 2 bases in 2 codons), whose product is MNSSQTAATATSASSNRITFTSQPLPNGTINIGGAPGGPTIISTAQLPNTTTIKTITAGLGGHTGMPGLSQVSHHHPQQQQHQVQQQQQQQQQQTQSVGATQTQTLVIKSNHHAVTLPAGLVSSAPAGIVTMTKTINQAGQPLLNSMLPAGVVVGMRPQGPTQQQPKNMPANPLSRVVISNPHMPGVRPQSPSITLSTINAGQTPALLVKTDNGFQLLRVGTATTTGPPTMTQTISNTSNINSSNNNSSNNNSNNNSNNTTTTTTNHPTTTQIRLQTVPAAAVSRYHGQTPSQQQQQQQTQQQQQQQQQQQHLQSSTQSSSQATTASTSIALRKTIVRTSSTILPSSNNNLNNINNNTTTTNTTTTTNNNNNSNKPATNLQQQQKLQLHLKQQQQQQQAQHKQQQQQASAASASSAAAAAAAAAAANVAATIKIKQNSMTNTTASSNIIVNSVASSNAHTYGSGSQPPHLAQLQQTQPQQAPHLPQVTQIQTIPAAVQPQTQANNVQVVSAAAAASAAATASNAVNTTTTTAAQGNTKEKCRKFLANLIELSTREPKPVEKNVRTLIQELVNANVEPEEFCDRLERLLNASPQPCLIGFLKKSLPLLRQALYTKELVIEGIKPPAQHVLGLPGLPQQLPKIQAQIRPIGLSQTTTTIGQTQVRMIQQNALGNVPRPTIGHTTISKQPPSIRLPTAPRLVNTGAIRGQMPSLPMPTQANIVQIRGPHNAQLQRTSSVQIRATPRPPNSTPTNKVTAVKVGQTQIKAITPSLHPPSLAAISPNSGPPPTPTLSVLSTINSASTTSLPVPSLPTVHLPPEALRAREQMQNSLHQNNNNHFEPKLVEIKAPQLPHIERINASLTPISAKTLPRNSMPMPNKTVSKKKRDAVDRDAKDDKLNSSSGMATSAATAAAAAAANSFFQQSSMSSSMYGDDDINDVAAMGGVNLAEESQRILGCTENIGTQIRSCKDEVFLNLPALQARIRAITAERGLEEPSQDVAVLISHACQERLKNIVEKLAVIAEHRIDVIKLDPRYEAAKDVRGQIKFLEELDKAEQKRHEELEREMLLRAAKSRTRVEDPEQAKMKARAKEMQRAEMEELRQRDANLTALQAIGPRKKLKLDSEASGVGVGSSSGGLLSSSGNTSTTLRPRIKRVNLRDMLFYMEQEREFCRSSLLFKTYLK